Proteins encoded together in one Panthera uncia isolate 11264 chromosome A2, Puncia_PCG_1.0, whole genome shotgun sequence window:
- the BHLHE40 gene encoding class E basic helix-loop-helix protein 40, which yields MERIPSAQPPPACLPKAPGLEPGDLPGMDFAHMYQVFKSKRGIKRSEDSKETYKLPHRLIEKKRRDRINECIAQLKDLLPEHLKLTTLGHLEKAVVLELTLKHVKALTNLIDQQQQKIIALQSGLQAGELSGRNVEAGQEMFCSGFQTCAREVLQYLAKHENTRDLKSSQLVTHLHRVVSELLQGGTSRKPSDPAPKAMDFKEKPSSLAKGSEGPGKNCVPVIQRTFAHSSGEQSGSDTDTDSGYGGESEKSDLRGEQPYFKSDHGRRFTMGERIGVIKQESEEPPTKKSRMQLSDDEGHFTGSDLISSPFLGPHPHQPPFCLPFYLIPPSATAYLPMLEKCWYPTSVPVLYPGLNASAAALTSFMNPDKISAPLLMPQRLPSPLPAHPAIDSSALLQALKQIPPLNLETKD from the exons ATGGAGCGGATCCCCAGCGCGCAACcgccccctgcctgcctgcccaaAGCTCCAGGACTGGAGCCCGGAGACCTACCTGG GATGGATTTTGCCCACATGTACCAAGTGTTCAAGTCGAAGAGGGGAATAAAGCGGAGCGAGGACAGCAAG GAGACCTACAAACTGCCGCACCGGCTCATCGAGAAAAAGAGACGTGACCGGATTAACGAGTGCATCGCCCAGCTGAAGGATCTCCTACCCGAACATCTCAAACTTACA ACTTTGGGTCACTTGGAAAAAGCAGTGGTTCTTGAACTTACGTTGAAGCATGTGAAAGCACTAACAAACCTAATTGATCAGCAGCAGCAGAAAATCATTGCCCTGCAGAGCGGTTTACAAGCTG GTGAGCTGTCGGGGAGAAATGTGGAAGCAGGTCAAGAGATGTTCTGCTCAGGTTTCCAGACGTGTGCCCGGGAGGTGCTTCAGTACCTGGCCAAGCATGAGAACACTCGGGACCTGAAGTCTTCACAGCTTGTCACCCACCTTCACCGTGTGGTCTCAGAGCTGCTACAGGGTGGTACCTCCAGGAAGCCGTCGGACCCAGCTCCCAAAGCCATGGACTTCAAGGAGAAACCCAGCTCCCTAGCCAAAGGCTCCGAAGGCCCTGGGAAAAACTGTGTGCCGGTCATCCAGCGGACTTTTGCTCACTCGAGTGGGGAGCAGAGTGGCAGTGACACGGACACAGACAGTGGCTACGGAGGAGAGTCCGAGAAGAGTGACTTACGTGGTGAGCAGCCGTACTTCAAAAGTGATCACGGACGTAGGTTCACCATGGGAGAAAGGATCGGTGTTATTAAGCAAGAATCTGAAGAACCACCAACGAAAAAGAGCAGAATGCAGCTGTCAGATGATGAAGGCCATTTCACTGGCAGTGACCTGATCAGCTCCCCGTTCCTGGGCCCGCACCCACACCAACCTcccttctgtctgcccttctATCTGATCCCGCCATCCGCAACCGCCTACTTACCCATGCTGGAGAAGTGCTGGTATCCCACCTCCGTCCCAGTGTTGTACCCAGGCCTCAACGCCTCTGCTGCAGCCCTCACCAGCTTCATGAACCCAGACAAGATCTCAGCCCCCTTGCTCATGCCCCAGAGACTCCCTTCTCCCTTGCCAGCCCATCCAGCCATCGACTCTTCTGCCCTGCTCCAGGCTTTGAAGCAGATCCCCCCTTTAAACTTAGAAACCAAAGACTAA